In the Streptomyces sp. SJL17-4 genome, CGTACTTCCCCCTCCTCCGGACGCGTTCGCCGTCCATCTGCGTAAGCTGGTGCCGGGAACAACCGGGTGCTGGCCATCGCCAACGCAGGTTCCACACTCCGGTCACGAAAGACCGACCCTAAGACTCGTAAGAAACCGGGAATCAGGCCGCCTCCCAGAGCCCGGCGTCGAGGATCCGGGCGGCCTTGGTGATGCTGCCCGGCATCAGGTGACGGTAGGTGCGGTACGTCTCCTCGATGGACTTGTGGCCCATCCACTCCGCCACGTCGGTGATGGGGATGCCGTTGCCGAGGGCGTTCGAGGCGAAGTAGTGCCGGAAGCCGTACATCCCCACGCCTTGCTCTGGCGGGAGGTTCTCGAAGAGGCGCTTCACACGCCGCCGCTCCATCGGCTCCGTGTAGCAGCCACTGGGACCCCGCAGCAGATACCCGTCCCCTGTTGTGCCGTACTTCTCCGCGTAGCGCTCGATCGCCTCATGGACCGATCGGGGCAGAGGCACCTCGCGGAACTCCCCCGTCTTCCGGTGCTTCAGCTTCGCCGGCTTGTGCGTATTGGAATGGATCTGCTCGTCGACCCGGTACACGTCCTTGGCCACGACGTTGTTGACGTTCACCGCCCGCGCCTCGCCATTCCGGAGCCCGCATCCCGCCATCATGACGATCTCCAGCGCAAGGTCCGCATCGGCAACCGCCAACGCCCGCTTCACGTAGGTGAGCGAGGGAATGGCGACCTGCTCACGCACGTATTCCGGCTCCTGCACCCCCTTCACCGGGTCGTCCGCCATGGCCCCCTTGGCGTAGGCGTCCCGCAGGATGGTCTTGAGGACCCGGAATATGTTCACCTGGTTTCCCCGGCCGACTCCGTCGCTCTCCATCTCGTCCAGGAACCGCTCGACCACCATCGGCGTGACCGAGTTCAGCTTCCGCGATCCCAGGCGCGGGACGATGTGCACGTTGATCGAGCTGTCGACGTGCCAGCCAGTGGAGTAGTCGGTCATCTTGCGCTGCCGCGGCCGCCACTGCTTCGCGTATTCCTCGATCGTCTGCTGACCCAGTTCGCGGCGGGCCGCCGCCACGGACGGCGCCGTGGTCTTCTTCTCCGCGTAGAGCTGCGTGAGACGTTCGATCGCGTCGTCCTGCGTGCCGTAACCGGACTCCTCACGCTGCTTACCCAGCGCGTCCCGGAAACGGATCATGTACGGGTGAGGGCAGCGGGTGGGCTTCGCGCAGCCGCAGTCCTTGAAGAAGGACCCCATGCCGCGGGCGAGCTGTCGGGCCATGTCACGCACCATCCGTTCCAGCCCAAGAATCATGCTCAGGCACCGCATCGCAGGTCGGAGGTCAGCAAGCGGGGACACCATGCGGACGCATGCTGACCGTTTGCTGACCTGAGGGGGGCACATGATGCCCCTGACCTGCGGCGACGCCAAATAGTCAGATCTTGGACTTGAACAGAGTGCGCATCATCGAGGTACTCCTGGAGCTAGGCTCCCTGCCTGCGTTTTTGCAGGTCAAGGGCGGTTTCCCTACCTTACAACGAGTCGCATGTTCGGTCAGCTTTCACCAGGTTTTTGAGGACTGATGCTGACCAATTGCCGACTCTTCTGACGGACCGTCAGGTGACTGCAGGAGGGCTTCGCCAACCCCCCCTGAACCCCACCGCGACGACTGCACAAGCCTACGCAGCAGCCTCCGAAGGGTGCCCGTGATCACCGTCACTCTGGTGGTCCGGGAGGCCAGGAGCGAGGGCGGTCGCGAGGGATCCGGGCTGCATACCGACATGGGTCGATCGGCCCGGGCCCCTCCGCATCCCCCTCAAAGAAGGAGGCCCCCAATGGTTCAAGAGCAATCCGAGAGGCCGAGGCGGCGGGGCCGCATAGCCGCGAATCGCCGGTTAGCCAAACCGGCCATTCTCATGACCATGGCTCTAGCTCGTCCGGTGACTCCTGACGGTGACACAGGGCGGGCGTCAAGGACGTTTGGAATTCGGCCAGAGCTGAGCGCGAGTCGATGCCGCGACCAGGCTCAGGCCAGCCTCAAGGAGCCATCTTGCCCACCGTGGAACCGCAGTCGCACTCCGACGAGACCCGCACCGACATCAACTCGTCGGACAGGCGCCGCAGCGTCGAGCCCGTCCTTATGGACACTTCCGAGGTCGCCACGATGCTCAACATGTCCACGAGCCGGGTCTATAAGGAGGCATCGAAACTGGGCTCGAAGGGCTACAAGCTCGGCCGAGGCAGGAACGCCAAGGTGCTGTACAAGAAGGCCGAGATCTTCAAGTGGCTGGAGCAGCAGAAAATCCATTAGAGGCGTGCCGCCATGCTCACCGACACACCCCTTCCGGCATGCGGCCTGTGATTCCCCAAAGGGGGATCCCCCGAATCTCTGGAAGACCTTCTGGGCACTTCGCCGGCATCCCGATCAGCGCGCCCCCTGACCGACCCCGGACTCGCCGACACCCGACGACCGTCGATCCCGGGGCACCCCTTCCCGCCCGCCGACCGCTTGTCAAGACCCGGCTGTTCGGGCCGCCTGCCGTCATTGGGATCTATCTCCCGCTGGGTGCTGCTCTGACCTGTCGGACATG is a window encoding:
- a CDS encoding tyrosine-type recombinase/integrase, with translation MARQLARGMGSFFKDCGCAKPTRCPHPYMIRFRDALGKQREESGYGTQDDAIERLTQLYAEKKTTAPSVAAARRELGQQTIEEYAKQWRPRQRKMTDYSTGWHVDSSINVHIVPRLGSRKLNSVTPMVVERFLDEMESDGVGRGNQVNIFRVLKTILRDAYAKGAMADDPVKGVQEPEYVREQVAIPSLTYVKRALAVADADLALEIVMMAGCGLRNGEARAVNVNNVVAKDVYRVDEQIHSNTHKPAKLKHRKTGEFREVPLPRSVHEAIERYAEKYGTTGDGYLLRGPSGCYTEPMERRRVKRLFENLPPEQGVGMYGFRHYFASNALGNGIPITDVAEWMGHKSIEETYRTYRHLMPGSITKAARILDAGLWEAA
- a CDS encoding helix-turn-helix domain-containing protein, which encodes MEPQSHSDETRTDINSSDRRRSVEPVLMDTSEVATMLNMSTSRVYKEASKLGSKGYKLGRGRNAKVLYKKAEIFKWLEQQKIH